A region of Pseudomonas marginalis DNA encodes the following proteins:
- a CDS encoding iron-containing alcohol dehydrogenase: protein MNTSSFKIAHKLLTGAGAIEQLAAELTRLDVDNPLIVTDAALVKSGTVALALEHLGERSYEIFDRVLPDPEISIVEDCMQAYRDGGHDGLIGLGGGSAIDIAKSVAAYAGYHGALADLFGVDQVPRKGPPLIAIPTTAGTGSEVTNVAILSDKVAQLKKGIVSDYLLPDVALISPQMTLTCPRSVTAASGVDALVHAIESYLSLNASPITDALAIGAIKLIAKALPKAYANPANLQARDDMATASLMAGMAFGNAGVGAVHALAYPLGGRFNIAHGVSNALLLPYVMHWNKLACVERMQDIAQAMGVNVSGLSVNDAADQAVEAMTRLCAAVEIPSGLRSFGVPEDAIPAMATEAAGIERLMRNNPRKLSAADIEKIYRAAY, encoded by the coding sequence GATTGTCACCGACGCGGCGCTGGTCAAGTCAGGCACGGTGGCGCTGGCACTTGAGCATCTGGGCGAGCGCTCTTATGAGATCTTTGATCGCGTGCTGCCCGACCCGGAAATCTCCATCGTCGAAGACTGCATGCAGGCGTACCGCGACGGTGGCCACGACGGCCTGATCGGCCTGGGCGGCGGCAGTGCCATCGATATTGCCAAGAGCGTTGCCGCCTATGCCGGTTACCACGGCGCCCTGGCGGACTTATTTGGCGTCGACCAGGTGCCGCGCAAGGGCCCGCCGCTGATCGCCATCCCGACCACGGCCGGCACCGGCTCGGAAGTGACCAATGTGGCGATCCTCTCCGACAAGGTCGCGCAGTTGAAGAAGGGCATCGTCAGCGACTACCTGCTGCCGGACGTCGCGCTGATCAGCCCGCAAATGACCCTGACCTGCCCGCGCAGTGTCACCGCCGCCAGTGGCGTGGATGCGCTGGTGCATGCCATTGAGTCCTACCTTTCCCTGAATGCCTCGCCGATCACGGATGCCTTGGCCATCGGTGCGATCAAGCTGATCGCCAAGGCGCTGCCCAAGGCCTACGCCAACCCGGCCAACCTGCAGGCCCGCGACGATATGGCCACCGCCAGCCTGATGGCCGGCATGGCCTTCGGTAATGCCGGGGTGGGCGCAGTGCATGCGTTGGCCTACCCGCTGGGCGGGCGGTTCAATATCGCCCATGGCGTCAGCAATGCGCTGTTGCTGCCCTATGTGATGCACTGGAACAAACTGGCCTGTGTCGAGCGCATGCAGGACATTGCCCAGGCCATGGGCGTGAATGTCAGCGGCCTGAGCGTCAACGATGCCGCCGACCAGGCCGTCGAAGCGATGACAAGATTGTGTGCCGCCGTGGAGATTCCTTCCGGCCTGCGCAGTTTCGGGGTTCCCGAGGACGCCATCCCGGCCATGGCCACGGAAGCGGCGGGTATCGAGCGCCTGATGCGTAACAACCCGCGCAAGCTCAGCGCGGCCGATATCGAGAAAATCTATCGGGCGGCGTACTAG